The following are encoded in a window of Cupriavidus oxalaticus genomic DNA:
- a CDS encoding VWA domain-containing protein — MQFLWPQMLWLLLLLPLLAAAYLYLIVRRKKIALLYASLALPRAALGRNQRLRRHIPPLLFLLALGASLLACARPTATVTLPSDAITLVLAMDTSRSMEATDVAPTRISAAQQAARDLIVGLPASVRLGIVSFAATATVVLPPTDNRQDMLDAIDRFQLQRGTATGSGLIQALAVLFPDDGIDLEAILFSGESLAPGPGGRSLTEAAAADAVRKRDQEQPAVQPGSYQHGAVILLSDGRRTTGPDPLDAARMAAQRGVRVYTVGFGATQDAGAAVSSLSFYMQLDEPTLRAVAALTDGEYFQAGSAADLTQVYRRLSARFALERREIEISALLAAASVLLLVAACGLSLLWFRR; from the coding sequence ATGCAGTTTCTCTGGCCGCAAATGCTCTGGCTGCTGCTCTTGCTCCCCCTGCTGGCAGCCGCTTACCTGTACCTGATTGTGCGGCGCAAGAAAATCGCCCTGTTGTATGCCAGTCTTGCGCTGCCGCGCGCCGCGCTGGGTCGCAACCAACGGCTGCGGCGTCACATCCCGCCGCTGCTCTTCCTGCTCGCGCTGGGCGCGTCCCTGCTGGCCTGTGCCCGTCCTACGGCGACCGTCACGCTGCCGTCCGACGCCATCACCCTGGTACTGGCCATGGATACCTCCCGCAGCATGGAGGCGACCGACGTCGCGCCCACCCGGATCAGCGCGGCCCAGCAGGCTGCGCGGGATCTCATCGTCGGGCTGCCGGCCAGCGTGCGCCTGGGCATTGTCTCTTTTGCCGCCACGGCGACCGTGGTGCTGCCCCCCACCGACAACCGGCAGGACATGCTCGACGCGATCGATCGCTTCCAGCTCCAGCGCGGCACGGCGACAGGCAGCGGATTGATCCAGGCGCTGGCGGTGCTGTTCCCCGACGATGGCATCGACCTGGAAGCGATCCTCTTCAGTGGCGAGTCGCTCGCGCCCGGGCCGGGTGGCAGGTCGCTGACCGAGGCCGCCGCCGCTGACGCCGTCCGCAAGCGCGATCAGGAGCAGCCGGCGGTGCAGCCCGGCTCTTACCAGCACGGGGCGGTGATCCTGCTCAGCGACGGTCGCCGCACCACCGGCCCGGACCCTCTGGACGCCGCGCGCATGGCCGCCCAGCGCGGCGTGCGCGTCTATACCGTGGGCTTCGGTGCGACGCAGGACGCGGGTGCGGCAGTGTCGAGCCTGTCTTTCTACATGCAGCTGGATGAACCCACCTTGCGCGCGGTCGCGGCGCTCACTGACGGCGAGTACTTCCAGGCTGGCTCGGCCGCGGATCTGACGCAGGTGTATCGCCGGCTGAGCGCCCGTTTCGCGCTCGAGCGCAGGGAAATCGAGATCAGCGCCTTGCTGGCGGCGGCCTCGGTCCTGCTGCTGGTGGCGGCGTGCGGGCTGTCGCTGCTGTGGTTCCGGCGGTGA
- a CDS encoding Gfo/Idh/MocA family protein, with protein MSANATRQVRLGVVGLGRAFSLMLPTFLADQRVRLAAACDPREAARQQFARDFDAPVYEDLAAMVTSPDLDAVYIASPHQYHAAHACLAAEHGKHLLVEKPMAISLAECDRIIEACGRGGVRVIVGHCHSFDSPYLHARQLIASGRFGAVRMIHALNYTDFLYRPRRPEELQTEAGGGVVFSQAAHQVDVVRLLAGAPATRVRATLGRWDPARPTEGAYGAMLWFEDGAYASLTYSGYGRFDTDPWNGGFSEMGFATREADYGRARRKLASIGSADAEARLKADGTYGGPSWQAPAGAERALSNQHFGPVIVSCEHADIRPMPDGIWVYADSQREHIPLPAPAVPRFEVIDELVDAVVHGREPLHDGAWARSTLEVCLAMLTSAREERDVTLTRQARASPHPADVSPVA; from the coding sequence ATGAGCGCCAACGCAACCCGGCAAGTACGCCTGGGCGTGGTCGGGCTCGGCCGGGCCTTCTCGCTGATGCTGCCCACGTTCCTCGCGGACCAGCGCGTGCGGCTCGCCGCCGCCTGCGATCCGCGCGAGGCGGCACGCCAGCAGTTCGCGCGCGATTTCGATGCGCCTGTCTATGAGGATTTGGCGGCAATGGTGACGTCGCCCGACCTCGATGCCGTCTACATCGCGAGCCCGCACCAGTACCATGCCGCGCATGCGTGCCTGGCGGCGGAACACGGCAAGCACCTGCTGGTGGAAAAGCCGATGGCGATCTCGCTGGCCGAGTGCGACCGGATCATCGAGGCTTGCGGGCGCGGCGGCGTACGTGTGATCGTGGGGCATTGCCACAGCTTCGATTCGCCATACCTGCACGCGCGGCAACTGATCGCGTCAGGGCGCTTCGGCGCGGTGCGCATGATCCACGCGCTGAACTACACCGACTTCCTGTACCGCCCGCGGCGCCCGGAAGAATTGCAGACGGAGGCCGGCGGCGGCGTGGTATTCAGCCAGGCCGCGCACCAGGTCGACGTGGTGCGGCTGCTGGCAGGCGCTCCCGCCACACGTGTGCGCGCGACACTGGGCAGATGGGACCCGGCCCGTCCGACCGAGGGCGCCTATGGCGCCATGCTCTGGTTCGAGGACGGCGCCTACGCGTCGCTCACCTACAGCGGCTATGGCCGGTTCGACACGGACCCGTGGAACGGCGGCTTCAGCGAGATGGGATTCGCCACGCGCGAGGCGGACTACGGCCGCGCGCGCCGCAAGCTGGCGTCGATCGGCTCGGCGGACGCGGAGGCGCGCCTGAAGGCGGATGGCACCTATGGCGGCCCGTCGTGGCAGGCACCCGCCGGCGCCGAACGCGCCCTCTCAAACCAGCACTTCGGCCCCGTCATCGTGAGCTGCGAGCATGCCGATATCCGGCCGATGCCGGACGGCATCTGGGTCTACGCCGACTCGCAGCGCGAGCACATCCCCCTGCCGGCACCGGCGGTGCCCCGCTTCGAGGTCATCGACGAACTGGTCGATGCCGTCGTCCATGGGCGCGAGCCGCTCCATGATGGCGCGTGGGCACGCTCCACGCTCGAGGTCTGCCTGGCAATGCTGACCTCGGCGCGCGAGGAGCGGGACGTGACGCTCACGCGCCAGGCAAGGGCTTCGCCACATCCGGCCGACGTATCACCGGTCGCCTGA
- a CDS encoding Rieske 2Fe-2S domain-containing protein, giving the protein MMTKEENDLLCRVEGDAPMGQLMRRHWTPVCLLEEVTEPDGAPVKARVFGEDLVVFRDSDGRVGVMDEYCPHRRASLVFGRNEEGGLRCLYHGWKMDVEGNVLEMVSEPASSGMAEKVKHKAYPVKEWGGMVWAYMGPADAVPEFVPPRWAPTEDARVSIAKVLLPCNWAQVLEGAIDSAHSSSLHSSDMVPARVDCAKATDSLWLRPSTDKAPRLQVQRGGYGFRYAAIRRPIQQAQTHDYVRSTVFVAPATALIPPNNLYNVANINVPMDDTNTAFYFIAWGHPAQTPETETWRKFLRQTVGVDLDAYYRPLRNVDNRFWQDRQAMKAGNFTGIAGFPNQDVAMWLTMGPIADRSHDRLGASDLAIVEFRKQMLDAVRAFQQGGEAIGTGANTIPADVCAFQAIVPKADDWRTFNVQYVWAGGQDLPELEPSYSVTA; this is encoded by the coding sequence ATGATGACGAAGGAAGAAAACGATCTGCTGTGCCGTGTGGAAGGCGATGCCCCGATGGGGCAGCTGATGCGCCGGCACTGGACGCCGGTTTGCCTGCTAGAGGAAGTGACGGAGCCCGATGGCGCGCCGGTGAAGGCGCGCGTGTTCGGCGAGGACCTGGTCGTGTTCCGCGACAGCGACGGCCGCGTCGGCGTGATGGACGAGTACTGCCCGCACCGCAGGGCATCGCTGGTCTTCGGCCGCAACGAGGAAGGCGGCCTGCGCTGCCTCTATCACGGCTGGAAGATGGACGTGGAGGGCAACGTGCTGGAGATGGTCTCCGAGCCCGCATCCAGCGGCATGGCGGAGAAAGTCAAGCACAAGGCCTATCCCGTCAAGGAATGGGGCGGCATGGTGTGGGCGTACATGGGACCGGCGGACGCGGTGCCGGAATTCGTGCCGCCACGCTGGGCGCCGACCGAGGATGCCCGCGTCAGCATCGCCAAAGTGCTGCTGCCCTGCAACTGGGCACAGGTGCTGGAGGGCGCGATCGATTCCGCGCATAGCTCGAGCCTGCACAGCTCGGACATGGTGCCGGCGCGCGTGGACTGCGCCAAGGCAACCGACAGCCTGTGGCTGCGCCCTTCGACCGACAAGGCGCCGCGGCTGCAGGTGCAGCGCGGCGGCTACGGCTTCCGCTACGCCGCCATCCGCAGGCCGATCCAGCAGGCGCAGACGCATGACTATGTGCGCTCCACGGTCTTCGTTGCGCCGGCGACCGCGCTGATCCCGCCGAACAACCTCTACAACGTCGCCAACATCAACGTGCCGATGGACGACACCAACACGGCGTTCTACTTCATCGCCTGGGGCCATCCGGCACAGACGCCTGAAACGGAGACGTGGCGCAAGTTCCTGCGCCAGACCGTCGGCGTGGACCTGGACGCGTACTACCGCCCGCTGCGCAACGTCGACAACCGCTTCTGGCAGGACCGCCAGGCGATGAAGGCGGGCAACTTCACCGGGATTGCCGGCTTCCCGAACCAGGACGTCGCGATGTGGCTGACGATGGGCCCGATCGCCGACCGCAGCCACGACCGGCTGGGCGCGAGCGATCTCGCCATCGTCGAGTTCCGCAAGCAGATGCTGGACGCCGTCAGGGCCTTCCAGCAAGGCGGCGAAGCGATCGGCACGGGCGCCAATACGATTCCCGCCGACGTCTGCGCATTCCAGGCGATCGTGCCGAAGGCCGATGACTGGCGTACGTTCAACGTGCAATACGTCTGGGCCGGCGGGCAGGACCTGCCCGAGCTGGAGCCGTCGTACTCCGTCACGGCGTGA
- the nadC gene encoding carboxylating nicotinate-nucleotide diphosphorylase → MFEYNETLEQALRRNVDDALREDIGRADWTAQLVPAARHVQARVVAKENAVIAGQPWFDACVARLDPDASIAWRIAEGEAVLAGAEVCRITADARALLSAERPALNFLQTLSGVATVTRRYVERIAGVSPNPNGCAMLDTRKTLPGLRLAQKYAVRVGGGANHRLGLWDAILIKENHIAAAGGVREALERAAQLGAGVPVQIEVEDLEELAAALAAGATSILLDDFSLDDMRRACALNAGRALLEVSGGVDLESLQAIAATGVDRISSGKLTKDVRAIDLSMRIVD, encoded by the coding sequence ATGTTCGAGTACAACGAAACCCTCGAGCAGGCGCTGCGCCGCAACGTCGACGACGCGCTGCGCGAGGACATCGGGCGCGCCGACTGGACGGCGCAGCTCGTGCCTGCGGCCAGGCACGTGCAGGCGCGCGTGGTGGCGAAGGAAAACGCGGTGATCGCGGGCCAGCCGTGGTTCGACGCATGCGTGGCGCGGCTCGATCCGGACGCGTCGATCGCATGGCGGATTGCCGAGGGCGAGGCCGTGCTGGCCGGCGCCGAGGTCTGCCGCATCACCGCAGACGCGCGGGCACTGCTGTCCGCCGAACGCCCGGCGCTGAATTTCCTGCAGACGTTGTCCGGCGTCGCCACCGTGACGCGCCGCTACGTCGAGCGGATCGCCGGGGTATCGCCCAATCCGAACGGCTGCGCGATGCTCGACACCCGCAAGACGCTGCCCGGGCTGCGCCTGGCGCAGAAATACGCGGTCCGCGTGGGCGGCGGCGCCAACCATCGCCTGGGGCTGTGGGACGCCATCCTGATCAAGGAGAACCATATCGCCGCGGCCGGCGGCGTGCGCGAGGCGCTCGAACGCGCAGCGCAGCTGGGTGCCGGCGTGCCGGTGCAGATCGAGGTGGAAGACCTGGAGGAGCTGGCGGCAGCCCTGGCCGCCGGGGCCACCAGCATCCTGCTGGACGACTTCAGCCTCGACGACATGCGGCGCGCCTGCGCGCTGAACGCCGGGCGGGCGCTGCTGGAGGTCTCCGGTGGCGTCGACCTCGAATCGCTGCAGGCCATCGCCGCCACCGGCGTGGACCGGATCTCCAGCGGCAAGCTGACCAAGGACGTGCGCGCGATCGACCTGTCGATGCGCATCGTCGACTGA
- a CDS encoding bacteriohemerythrin codes for MTATHNPMFWHDGLLIGHSAIDDEHQRFAACIQSLREAPADRLAQRLEELLQLARTHFLHEDRLMEATAFPPRKCHIGEHAAVLASISGVQARLERGEVAVARRLAEELEHWFPAHVQHLDSALAHWICKQHVGAKPVVLRRNLETRRTAEPA; via the coding sequence ATGACGGCAACGCACAATCCAATGTTCTGGCATGACGGCCTACTGATCGGTCATTCCGCGATTGACGACGAACATCAACGGTTTGCGGCATGCATCCAGTCGTTGCGCGAAGCGCCTGCCGACCGCCTGGCGCAGAGGCTGGAAGAACTGCTGCAACTGGCACGAACGCATTTCCTGCACGAGGACAGGCTGATGGAGGCAACGGCCTTTCCACCGCGCAAGTGCCACATCGGCGAACATGCGGCCGTGCTGGCCTCGATATCCGGCGTGCAGGCAAGGCTCGAACGCGGGGAGGTGGCGGTCGCGCGCCGGCTGGCGGAAGAACTGGAGCACTGGTTCCCCGCGCATGTCCAGCACCTGGATTCGGCGCTGGCGCACTGGATCTGCAAGCAGCACGTCGGCGCCAAGCCGGTCGTCCTGCGCAGGAACCTGGAAACCCGTCGCACCGCGGAGCCTGCGTGA
- a CDS encoding monovalent cation:proton antiporter-2 (CPA2) family protein produces the protein MAAEGNASQLVGIVTLLGAAVVAVPLFKRIGLGSVLGYLAAGLAIGPYGLGLVTDAQTIIHVAELGVVMFLFVIGLEMNPLHLWNLRGQIFGLGSMQVGLCALLLTGVGMAFGFPWQVSFVSGAGFVLTSTAIVMQVLAERGDILAPRGQRIVSILLFEDLLIVPLLAVVAFLAPADAALAPSSSLWQRIGIAALSLGALVAAGLWLLNPMFRVLARAKAREVMTAAALLVVLGAALLMELGGLSMAMGAFVAGVLLSESTFRHQLEADIEPFRGLLLGLFFLGVGMALNLDVVARNWQLVTAGVVALMVAKALCIYVVARLTRSDHAEAVDRAILMAQGGEFAFVLFTEALKLQVMSPEVNASMTAIVVLSMAITPLVVVLHKRFRRADAVRLDGVEAPRDLQGNVLIIGFGRVGQIATQGPLAKGAQLSIIDNDPDVIRAAEPYGFKVYYGDGARADVLHAAGAHRARAIVVCVNDKDAATRIVENARRECPQVKLIVRAFDREHALELVRSDADHVVRETFESALQMGRQAVLALGATEDEADALTEQVRSRDAERFALETAGAAFAGRALVLGNIEYIEPPRHDKKPAAANPAAQGASEA, from the coding sequence ATGGCCGCAGAAGGGAATGCAAGCCAGCTGGTCGGCATTGTCACGCTGCTGGGCGCAGCAGTGGTGGCGGTACCGCTGTTCAAGCGCATCGGGCTGGGCTCGGTGCTGGGATACCTGGCCGCGGGGCTGGCCATCGGGCCCTACGGCCTGGGGCTGGTGACCGACGCGCAGACCATTATCCATGTCGCCGAGCTCGGCGTGGTGATGTTCCTCTTCGTCATCGGGCTGGAGATGAACCCCTTGCACCTGTGGAACCTGCGCGGCCAGATCTTTGGGCTGGGCAGCATGCAGGTGGGGCTGTGCGCGCTCCTGCTTACCGGCGTGGGCATGGCCTTCGGCTTTCCGTGGCAGGTCTCGTTCGTCAGCGGCGCGGGCTTCGTGCTCACGTCGACGGCCATCGTCATGCAGGTACTGGCCGAGCGCGGCGACATCCTGGCGCCGCGCGGCCAGCGCATCGTCTCCATCCTGCTGTTCGAAGACCTGCTGATCGTGCCGCTGCTGGCCGTGGTGGCCTTCCTGGCGCCGGCCGACGCGGCGCTCGCGCCCAGCTCGTCGCTGTGGCAGCGCATCGGCATCGCGGCGCTGTCGCTGGGTGCGCTGGTGGCGGCGGGGCTGTGGCTGCTGAATCCCATGTTCCGCGTGCTGGCCAGGGCCAAGGCGCGCGAGGTGATGACGGCCGCCGCGCTGCTGGTGGTGCTGGGCGCGGCACTGCTGATGGAACTGGGCGGCCTGTCGATGGCGATGGGCGCGTTCGTCGCCGGCGTGCTGCTGTCCGAGTCCACCTTCCGCCACCAGCTGGAAGCGGACATCGAGCCATTTCGCGGCCTGCTGCTGGGCCTCTTCTTCCTGGGCGTGGGCATGGCGCTCAACCTGGACGTGGTGGCGCGCAACTGGCAACTCGTCACCGCCGGCGTGGTGGCGCTGATGGTCGCGAAGGCGCTGTGCATCTACGTGGTGGCGCGGCTGACCCGAAGCGACCATGCCGAAGCGGTCGACCGCGCCATCCTGATGGCCCAGGGCGGCGAATTCGCCTTCGTGCTGTTCACCGAGGCGCTCAAGCTCCAGGTCATGAGCCCGGAGGTCAATGCCAGCATGACGGCCATCGTCGTGCTCTCGATGGCCATCACCCCGCTGGTGGTGGTTCTCCACAAGCGCTTCAGGCGCGCCGACGCGGTGCGGCTCGACGGCGTCGAGGCGCCGCGGGACCTGCAGGGCAACGTGCTCATCATCGGCTTCGGCCGCGTCGGGCAGATCGCCACCCAGGGGCCGCTCGCCAAGGGCGCGCAGTTGTCCATCATCGACAACGATCCCGACGTGATCCGCGCCGCCGAGCCCTACGGCTTCAAGGTCTACTACGGCGACGGGGCCCGCGCCGACGTGCTGCACGCCGCCGGCGCGCACCGCGCCCGTGCCATCGTGGTCTGCGTCAACGACAAGGACGCGGCCACCCGCATCGTCGAGAACGCGCGGCGCGAATGCCCGCAGGTCAAGCTGATCGTGCGCGCCTTCGACCGCGAGCACGCGCTGGAACTGGTCAGGAGCGATGCCGACCACGTGGTGCGCGAGACCTTTGAATCGGCGCTGCAGATGGGCCGGCAGGCCGTGCTGGCGCTGGGCGCCACCGAGGACGAGGCCGACGCGCTGACCGAGCAGGTGCGCAGCCGCGACGCCGAGCGCTTTGCGCTGGAAACCGCGGGCGCCGCCTTCGCCGGGCGCGCGCTGGTGCTGGGCAATATCGAATACATCGAGCCGCCGCGGCACGACAAGAAGCCGGCGGCGGCGAATCCGGCGGCGCAGGGAGCGTCCGAAGCCTGA
- a CDS encoding AI-2E family transporter, which translates to MTDFQAAVWVRRSLLVCLLGGLLALSFVIVRPFLVPLAWAGILTYVTWPLNAWLRRVLRQRRTWAALISTLVLAALLGVPLIWLTILLRAEMVAAYREAADILNAGAALPDSLARVPWVGEWLQEWLSVLLGDRAALRAQVAALIERWGGALARLAGGVGLNAGLIGVTLLTAFFFFRDGEKLLAQLRLVLQGVLGPRAHGYVIAVGDTARAVVFGLFLAAVAQGSFAGLGYWAAGVNAPVFWGIATAIFALIPFGALVIWVTIGVWLLIADHTVAGIGLLLWGATAVSWVDNVVRPLVISGATKVPFLLVMFGVLGGLAAFGLIGLFVGPVILAVLLAVWREWLESQAEQRVGPPPA; encoded by the coding sequence ATGACCGATTTCCAAGCAGCCGTATGGGTACGCCGGAGTCTTCTGGTGTGCCTGCTCGGCGGGCTGCTCGCCCTGTCCTTTGTCATCGTGCGGCCGTTCCTTGTGCCACTTGCCTGGGCCGGAATCCTCACCTATGTCACCTGGCCGCTCAACGCGTGGCTACGCCGCGTGCTGCGCCAGCGGCGAACCTGGGCTGCGCTGATCTCCACGCTGGTACTTGCCGCGTTGCTGGGCGTGCCGCTCATCTGGCTCACCATCCTGCTGCGCGCCGAGATGGTCGCCGCCTACCGCGAGGCGGCAGATATCCTGAACGCGGGCGCCGCACTGCCGGATTCGCTCGCACGCGTGCCCTGGGTCGGCGAATGGTTGCAGGAATGGTTATCAGTGCTGTTGGGTGACCGCGCAGCCCTGCGTGCCCAGGTCGCGGCGCTGATCGAACGGTGGGGCGGCGCCCTTGCAAGGCTGGCCGGCGGCGTGGGACTCAACGCAGGGCTCATTGGCGTGACGCTGCTTACTGCATTCTTTTTCTTCCGCGACGGCGAGAAATTGCTCGCGCAGTTGCGCCTGGTCCTGCAAGGGGTCCTCGGGCCGCGCGCGCACGGCTACGTCATTGCCGTGGGCGACACCGCGCGGGCCGTGGTATTCGGGCTCTTCCTCGCCGCGGTCGCGCAGGGGTCGTTCGCCGGCCTCGGCTACTGGGCGGCAGGCGTCAACGCGCCGGTGTTCTGGGGCATTGCCACTGCCATCTTTGCGCTGATTCCCTTTGGGGCGCTGGTGATCTGGGTCACCATCGGCGTATGGCTGCTTATCGCTGACCACACCGTGGCGGGGATCGGGCTCCTGCTGTGGGGCGCTACCGCCGTGAGCTGGGTCGATAACGTCGTTCGTCCGCTGGTCATCAGCGGCGCCACCAAGGTTCCGTTCCTGCTGGTGATGTTCGGCGTGTTGGGCGGACTCGCCGCATTTGGCCTGATCGGGCTGTTCGTCGGGCCCGTGATCCTCGCCGTGCTGCTCGCCGTATGGCGCGAATGGCTGGAAAGCCAGGCAGAGCAGCGGGTGGGGCCACCGCCGGCGTGA
- a CDS encoding PDR/VanB family oxidoreductase, producing the protein MTTTPHHPEPHADTPMLLRIARIHDAAQGIRSFEFVQADGTELPPFTPGSHIKVQVPNGMLRKYSLCNDPAERHRYVITVKRDEQGQGGSKSLCDDAGEGDLIPVGLPDNAFPLQEDARAFVFIAGGIGITPILSMIRSFDELSTAKWRLYYFTRSPESTAFLDELQAPELKGKVKIHHDFGDPARAFDLWPVLERPCDTHIYCCGPRGLMEAVRDMSGHWPATRIHFESFNEGGGVRADDKPFDVVLSRSGQRYEVPVGASILNVLRQHGCNVPSSCESGTCGTCRTGLVSGEADHRDMVLMPEEMDHQVMICVSRAKCAELVIDL; encoded by the coding sequence ATGACTACCACACCGCACCATCCCGAACCCCATGCAGACACGCCGATGCTGCTGCGCATCGCGCGCATCCACGACGCCGCGCAAGGCATCCGCAGCTTCGAGTTCGTGCAGGCGGACGGCACCGAACTGCCGCCGTTCACGCCGGGCTCGCACATCAAGGTGCAGGTGCCCAACGGCATGCTGCGCAAGTACTCGCTGTGCAACGACCCCGCCGAGCGTCACCGCTACGTGATCACCGTGAAGCGCGACGAACAGGGACAGGGTGGCTCGAAGAGCCTGTGCGACGACGCCGGCGAGGGCGACCTGATCCCGGTCGGCCTGCCTGACAACGCCTTTCCGCTGCAGGAGGATGCCAGGGCATTCGTCTTCATCGCCGGCGGCATCGGCATTACGCCGATTCTCTCGATGATCCGCAGCTTCGACGAGCTTTCCACCGCAAAGTGGCGGCTCTATTACTTCACGCGCTCGCCGGAAAGCACGGCTTTCCTGGACGAACTGCAGGCGCCCGAACTCAAGGGAAAGGTGAAGATCCACCACGATTTCGGCGATCCTGCCAGGGCCTTCGATCTGTGGCCGGTGCTCGAGCGCCCGTGCGACACCCACATCTACTGCTGCGGCCCGCGCGGCCTGATGGAGGCGGTGCGCGACATGTCGGGGCACTGGCCCGCCACCCGGATCCACTTCGAAAGCTTCAACGAGGGCGGCGGCGTGCGCGCCGATGACAAGCCGTTCGACGTGGTGCTCAGCCGCAGCGGGCAACGCTACGAAGTGCCGGTCGGGGCGAGCATCCTGAACGTGCTGCGCCAGCATGGCTGCAATGTGCCGTCATCCTGCGAGAGCGGCACCTGCGGCACCTGCCGCACCGGGCTGGTCTCGGGCGAGGCGGACCATCGCGACATGGTGCTGATGCCGGAGGAGATGGACCACCAGGTGATGATCTGCGTCTCGCGGGCAAAGTGCGCGGAACTGGTGATCGACCTATGA
- a CDS encoding MarR family winged helix-turn-helix transcriptional regulator yields MSKASELREQEIAQRVLRRWHDDVPNDRLAHLVKDATRVFLRALQHRLSQHDVQLGHWTFLRILWERDGITKRELSIEAGVMEPTTFAALQAMEALGYVTLERRPNNRKNIYVFLTPLGKRLRKTLVPLAEEVNAVAVQHLAADDVATTRRALLVMIDNLTRDQQGIGQA; encoded by the coding sequence ATGTCGAAAGCCTCCGAACTCAGAGAACAGGAGATTGCCCAGCGCGTCCTGCGCCGCTGGCACGACGACGTGCCCAATGACCGCCTTGCACACCTTGTGAAAGACGCGACGCGGGTCTTCCTGCGCGCGCTGCAGCACCGGCTCTCCCAGCATGACGTGCAGCTTGGCCACTGGACCTTCCTGCGCATCCTCTGGGAACGCGACGGCATCACCAAGCGTGAACTCAGCATCGAAGCGGGCGTGATGGAGCCGACCACATTCGCGGCCCTGCAAGCCATGGAGGCGCTCGGCTATGTCACGCTGGAGCGCCGGCCGAACAATCGCAAGAACATCTATGTGTTCCTCACGCCGTTGGGCAAGCGGCTGCGCAAGACGCTGGTACCGTTGGCCGAAGAGGTCAATGCCGTGGCGGTCCAGCATCTCGCCGCGGATGATGTCGCCACCACGCGCCGCGCGCTGCTGGTGATGATCGACAACCTGACCCGCGACCAGCAGGGGATCGGGCAGGCTTAA
- a CDS encoding metal-dependent hydrolase — MDTITHALMGAQVALAVRMDEAPGRRLGTGERLLLGAAAGAFPDIDFLGFLVHPLRFLAHWHQGPTHSLLLLPAWGALLAGLFCLVARRRQAWREALAVSCLGVASHIALDLITVYGTRIFYPGSERRFSLGTTFLVDPLLSGIVVSGLGLALCLPLQRRARAALAGMVLLCAYVGVQGVLRQRALELGNESLHAAGIQAQGVDALPQPFSPFNWKLIARAGTDYHVAHVNLAGHPAWVPPWQVLGRLPAMARAYVPPARMAWTRRPQLPQLSQARAGRALAWQLWVRPDFADFRRFAVYPALSAIMAMPATPLPPGEAAACVWFTDLRYDLPAVEDIFRYGYCRDSAQAPWRLYRLAYFSQDQRQRLD; from the coding sequence ATGGACACGATCACCCACGCCTTGATGGGCGCGCAGGTTGCGCTGGCCGTCCGCATGGACGAGGCTCCAGGCCGGCGCCTCGGCACCGGCGAACGGCTGCTGCTTGGCGCCGCCGCCGGAGCCTTTCCGGATATCGATTTCCTGGGCTTCCTGGTCCATCCGCTGCGTTTCCTGGCCCACTGGCATCAGGGGCCGACGCATTCGCTGCTGCTGCTTCCCGCCTGGGGCGCATTGCTCGCCGGGCTGTTCTGCCTGGTGGCGCGCCGGCGCCAGGCCTGGCGCGAAGCACTCGCCGTCAGTTGCCTCGGCGTGGCCAGCCACATCGCGCTGGACCTGATCACCGTCTATGGCACCCGCATCTTCTATCCCGGCTCCGAACGGCGCTTCAGCCTTGGCACCACCTTCCTGGTCGATCCGCTGCTGAGCGGTATCGTTGTGTCCGGCCTGGGCCTGGCATTGTGCCTGCCACTGCAGCGGCGCGCACGGGCAGCGCTGGCGGGCATGGTGCTGCTGTGCGCCTATGTCGGCGTCCAGGGTGTGCTCAGGCAACGGGCGCTGGAACTGGGCAATGAATCCCTGCATGCCGCCGGCATCCAGGCGCAGGGCGTGGACGCGCTCCCCCAGCCGTTTTCTCCGTTCAACTGGAAGCTGATCGCCCGCGCAGGGACGGACTACCATGTCGCCCACGTCAACCTGGCCGGGCATCCTGCCTGGGTGCCGCCATGGCAGGTGCTGGGGCGCCTGCCCGCCATGGCCCGGGCTTATGTGCCGCCCGCGCGCATGGCCTGGACACGGCGGCCACAGCTGCCGCAGCTGTCCCAGGCGCGGGCTGGGCGGGCGCTCGCATGGCAGCTCTGGGTGCGGCCGGACTTTGCCGATTTCAGGCGGTTCGCCGTCTATCCGGCCCTTTCCGCCATCATGGCGATGCCGGCAACCCCGCTGCCGCCGGGCGAAGCGGCCGCCTGCGTCTGGTTCACCGACCTGCGTTATGACTTGCCCGCGGTGGAAGACATCTTCCGCTATGGCTATTGCCGCGACAGTGCGCAGGCACCATGGCGGCTATACCGGCTTGCCTATTTCAGCCAGGACCAGCGCCAGCGCCTCGACTAG